One genomic segment of Thalassospiraceae bacterium LMO-SO8 includes these proteins:
- a CDS encoding NAD-dependent epimerase/dehydratase family protein yields the protein MSILVTGAAGFIGFHTSQALLSRGEKVIGIDNFNDYYDVGLKENRAARLLAQEGFSMVRADISEREAMEQTFARHPDITGIIHLAAQAGVRYSLINPYAYTQSNVEGHLVLMEAARKLEDLKHFVYASSSSVYGANTKLPFSVEDPVEHPVSLYAATKRSMELLSESYARMYGLPLTGLRFFTVYGPWGRPDMAAYIFTKKIMAGEPIPVFNNGEMRRDFTFIDDIVSGILGVLATMPKSPDGTPHRIYNLGNNRSEQLMRFVQVLEESLQRKAVIDFQPLQPGDVPETYADIDASVRDFGFNPVTPIEQGIPRFVDWYKDYHGV from the coding sequence ATGAGCATTTTGGTTACCGGTGCCGCCGGATTCATCGGCTTTCACACGTCGCAGGCGCTTCTGTCGAGGGGCGAGAAGGTGATCGGCATCGACAACTTCAACGACTATTACGATGTCGGGCTGAAGGAAAACCGCGCCGCGCGCCTGCTGGCCCAGGAAGGCTTTTCCATGGTGCGCGCCGACATTTCCGAGCGCGAGGCGATGGAACAGACCTTCGCCCGCCATCCCGACATCACCGGGATCATCCACCTGGCGGCCCAGGCGGGCGTGCGCTATTCGCTGATCAATCCCTACGCCTACACGCAATCCAACGTCGAAGGCCATCTGGTGCTGATGGAGGCCGCGCGTAAGCTCGAGGATCTGAAGCATTTCGTCTATGCGTCCTCGTCCTCGGTCTACGGCGCCAATACCAAGCTGCCGTTCTCGGTCGAAGACCCGGTGGAGCATCCGGTGTCGCTTTACGCTGCGACCAAACGGTCCATGGAACTGTTGTCGGAAAGCTATGCCCGCATGTACGGCCTGCCGCTGACGGGGCTGCGGTTCTTCACGGTCTACGGCCCTTGGGGCCGGCCCGACATGGCGGCCTATATCTTTACCAAGAAGATCATGGCGGGCGAGCCGATCCCCGTGTTCAACAACGGCGAGATGCGCCGCGACTTCACCTTCATCGACGATATCGTCAGCGGCATCCTGGGCGTTCTGGCGACCATGCCGAAAAGCCCCGACGGCACGCCGCATCGCATCTACAACCTGGGCAACAACCGCTCGGAACAGCTCATGCGCTTCGTTCAGGTTCTGGAAGAGTCGCTTCAACGCAAGGCGGTGATCGATTTCCAGCCGTTGCAGCCGGGCGACGTCCCGGAGACCTATGCGGATATCGATGCCTCGGTCCGCGATTTCGGGTTTAATCCCGTGACCCCGATCGAACAGGGCATTCCCCGCTTCGTCGACTGGTACAAGGATTACCACGGGGTCTAG
- a CDS encoding alpha/beta hydrolase, translating into MFDGFELKRMAGDGAEINLRVGGAADAPAVLMIHGYPQTHIIWRHLAPKLAGTHRVVCPDLRGYGDSSCPPTDERHMPYSKRAMARDLVKVMADLGHETFAVVSHDRGARVGHRMAMDFPDKVTRLCSLDVVPTGSVWQRANKNWAMGSFHWLFLAQPYPRPETLIGHDPDFWLTWLLESWSADMAAFDGGALDEYKRAHRNPAVIHANCEDYRAGATVDDALDRADLDEGRKMRCPVLALWGGARKAGGPKTDGKVSALDIWGEWADEVKGGPLPCGHFLAEEAPDAVWAELAPFLGLDA; encoded by the coding sequence ATGTTCGACGGTTTCGAATTAAAACGGATGGCGGGCGACGGCGCCGAGATCAACCTTCGCGTCGGGGGGGCGGCCGATGCCCCCGCGGTCCTGATGATCCACGGCTATCCCCAGACCCATATCATCTGGCGGCATCTGGCGCCGAAGCTGGCCGGGACCCACCGTGTCGTGTGCCCCGATCTGCGCGGCTACGGCGACAGTTCCTGCCCGCCGACGGACGAGCGCCACATGCCCTATTCCAAGCGCGCCATGGCCCGCGATCTGGTCAAGGTCATGGCGGACCTGGGGCATGAGACCTTCGCCGTGGTCAGCCACGACCGGGGGGCGCGGGTCGGCCACCGCATGGCCATGGATTTTCCGGACAAGGTGACGCGGCTCTGTTCTCTCGACGTGGTGCCCACGGGCAGCGTGTGGCAGCGCGCCAACAAGAACTGGGCCATGGGCTCGTTCCACTGGCTGTTCCTGGCGCAACCGTATCCGCGGCCGGAAACCCTGATCGGCCACGACCCGGATTTCTGGCTGACCTGGCTTCTGGAAAGCTGGTCGGCGGACATGGCGGCGTTCGACGGCGGCGCCTTGGATGAATACAAGCGCGCCCACCGCAATCCCGCCGTCATCCACGCCAACTGCGAGGATTACCGCGCCGGGGCGACCGTCGACGACGCGTTGGACCGCGCCGACCTGGACGAAGGCCGCAAGATGCGCTGCCCCGTGCTGGCCCTGTGGGGCGGGGCGCGGAAGGCCGGCGGCCCGAAGACCGACGGCAAGGTCTCTGCCCTCGACATTTGGGGCGAGTGGGCCGACGAGGTAAAGGGCGGCCCGCTGCCCTGCGGCCATTTCCTGGCCGAGGAGGCGCCCGATGCCGTCTGGGCCGAACTGGCGCCGTTCCTGGGCCTCGACGCCTGA
- a CDS encoding nitroreductase family protein translates to MPFRNDLFLGRFGLNPRYEDTDLLLDEPVARMIGRRVCRHYGREAVTDGMLETLLAAAQSAPAKSDLQQYAIVVTDKGQQQAISDMIGSMPWIAEASRFLVFCADMHRGQRIAEMRGKEHVNNTLDTFMNAAVDASLAMMSFITAAGFKGLGTCPVSAVRAHTAAVCELLGLPKGVYPVAGLTVGYPTDDGRFTLRLPPSVVVHHGTYDDSALETELKAYDARRNKLQPIAPEKQMHKDDFGISDDYGWTENTARRLAKRERAEFGAFIRSHGFDLE, encoded by the coding sequence ATGCCGTTCCGCAACGATCTGTTCCTGGGCCGGTTCGGCCTCAACCCCCGGTACGAGGACACGGACCTGCTGTTGGACGAACCCGTGGCGCGCATGATCGGCCGCCGGGTGTGCCGCCATTACGGGCGGGAAGCGGTCACCGACGGCATGCTGGAAACCCTGCTGGCGGCGGCCCAGTCCGCACCCGCCAAGTCGGACCTGCAGCAGTACGCCATCGTCGTCACCGACAAGGGGCAGCAGCAGGCGATTTCCGACATGATCGGCTCGATGCCCTGGATCGCCGAGGCGTCGCGCTTCCTGGTGTTCTGCGCCGACATGCACCGCGGCCAGCGCATCGCCGAGATGCGCGGCAAGGAACACGTCAACAACACGCTCGATACCTTCATGAACGCGGCGGTGGATGCGTCGCTGGCCATGATGTCCTTCATCACCGCCGCCGGGTTCAAGGGGCTGGGGACCTGTCCGGTGTCGGCGGTGCGTGCGCACACGGCGGCGGTCTGCGAATTGCTGGGTTTGCCCAAGGGGGTTTATCCCGTGGCCGGGCTGACCGTGGGTTATCCCACGGACGACGGGCGCTTTACCCTGCGCCTGCCGCCCTCGGTGGTGGTGCATCACGGCACCTACGACGATTCAGCGCTGGAGACGGAATTGAAGGCCTATGACGCCCGGCGCAACAAGTTGCAGCCCATCGCGCCGGAAAAGCAGATGCACAAGGACGATTTCGGCATTTCCGACGACTATGGCTGGACCGAGAACACGGCCCGGCGGCTGGCCAAGCGGGAACGCGCGGAATTCGGCGCGTTTATCCGGTCCCACGGGTTCGATCTGGAATAG
- a CDS encoding GNAT family N-acetyltransferase, whose product MANDVKDIKPAGMAVSVQDTVAPPSFRKLTAADGDLLAGHLKRLEPHDRHLRFWGGVTDTAIDEYCARLDWSAAVVVGAFIEGELRGVGELVRVRLMPRVMAEVAFSVEGPWQNAGVGTALLRRVLTIARNRCIDRVYMMCLVENRKMQKIASKFEAELSFDEGEVEARILPAWPSYFSLMEEAVDDSRAWFPAIFDPGSLWPGLAILPDQP is encoded by the coding sequence ATGGCCAACGACGTTAAGGATATCAAACCCGCCGGCATGGCCGTGTCCGTTCAGGATACGGTCGCGCCGCCCAGCTTTCGCAAGCTGACGGCGGCGGACGGAGATTTGCTCGCGGGCCACCTCAAGCGCCTCGAGCCCCATGACCGCCATTTGCGTTTCTGGGGCGGGGTCACCGACACCGCAATCGACGAATATTGCGCGCGGCTCGACTGGTCGGCCGCCGTGGTCGTCGGCGCCTTCATCGAGGGCGAACTGCGCGGCGTCGGCGAACTGGTGCGCGTGCGCCTGATGCCGCGGGTCATGGCCGAGGTCGCGTTCTCCGTCGAAGGCCCGTGGCAGAACGCGGGTGTCGGCACGGCGCTGCTGCGCCGGGTGCTGACCATCGCGCGCAACCGCTGCATCGACCGGGTGTACATGATGTGCCTCGTGGAGAACCGCAAGATGCAGAAGATCGCATCCAAGTTCGAGGCCGAATTGAGCTTCGACGAAGGCGAGGTCGAGGCCCGTATCCTGCCGGCCTGGCCGAGCTATTTCTCGCTCATGGAAGAAGCGGTCGATGACAGCCGGGCCTGGTTCCCGGCGATCTTCGATCCGGGGTCCCTGTGGCCGGGGCTGGCCATCCTGCCGGATCAGCCATAA
- a CDS encoding long-chain fatty acid--CoA ligase, translated as MNAYAWPNLAAMFYAQAAELGDRPFLWEKSGGAYWPLSWGDTAARVSRLARGLQALGVKPGDRVVLVSENRANWLISDVAIMTTGAITTPAYITNTEADHLHILEDSDAVGVIVSTKRLAERLLPAAHRADVCKFVISMEPIELAQSLNFDLYTWDDVLAKGHDGHDNMVAAANSRDIDDTACIIYTSGTGGKPKGVMLSHKAILHNVEGATDALREIGLESEVFLSFLPLSHSYEHTGGQFFPMSIGAEIYYAEGVEHLVNNMAEARPTIMTAVPRLYESMRARIERGVEAAGGTKEKLFRKALALGTKRYQDPDSLNFFERIQDAVLDKLVRAKVKARFGGRLKALVSGGAPLNPEVGIYFTALGLRILQGYGQTESAPVISVNRPVKVKMHTVGPPLKNTYVRIANDGEILVQGDLIMQGYWRDETATQQAIQDGWLHTGDVGHLDDDGYLVITDRKKDIIVNSGGDNIAPQRVEGVIILEPEFAQAMVYGDKRPHLVALVVPDADWLKDWAVANGVSGSLSELAGDADLHKALAAAMDRINSKLNNIEKVRRFIIADEPFTVDNEQMTPTLKVRRHVIRQVYGTHLERLYG; from the coding sequence ATGAACGCTTATGCATGGCCGAACTTGGCTGCGATGTTTTATGCCCAGGCGGCGGAACTGGGCGACCGGCCGTTCCTGTGGGAAAAGTCGGGCGGCGCGTACTGGCCGCTGAGCTGGGGCGACACGGCGGCGCGGGTCTCGCGCCTGGCGCGCGGGCTGCAGGCGTTGGGCGTGAAGCCGGGCGACCGCGTGGTCCTGGTCTCGGAAAACCGGGCCAACTGGCTGATTTCCGACGTCGCCATCATGACCACGGGCGCCATCACCACCCCCGCCTACATCACCAACACGGAAGCCGACCATCTGCACATCCTGGAGGATTCGGACGCCGTCGGCGTCATTGTCTCGACAAAACGCCTGGCCGAGCGCCTGTTGCCGGCCGCCCATCGGGCGGACGTCTGCAAGTTCGTCATCTCCATGGAACCAATCGAACTCGCCCAGTCTCTTAACTTCGACCTGTACACTTGGGATGACGTGCTCGCCAAGGGCCATGACGGCCACGACAACATGGTCGCTGCGGCCAACAGCCGGGACATCGATGACACTGCATGCATCATTTATACCTCGGGCACGGGCGGCAAACCCAAAGGGGTGATGCTGTCGCACAAGGCGATTCTGCACAATGTCGAGGGTGCCACGGACGCGCTTCGCGAAATCGGCCTGGAGTCCGAAGTGTTCCTGTCGTTCCTGCCGCTCAGCCATTCCTATGAGCATACGGGCGGACAGTTTTTTCCCATGTCGATCGGCGCCGAAATCTATTACGCCGAAGGTGTCGAGCACTTGGTCAACAACATGGCCGAGGCCCGCCCGACCATCATGACCGCCGTGCCTCGGCTCTATGAAAGCATGCGCGCGCGCATCGAACGGGGCGTCGAGGCCGCCGGGGGAACGAAGGAAAAGCTGTTCCGCAAGGCCCTGGCCCTTGGCACCAAACGATACCAGGACCCGGACAGCCTGAATTTCTTTGAACGCATTCAAGACGCCGTGCTGGACAAGCTGGTGCGCGCCAAGGTCAAGGCGCGGTTCGGCGGCCGGTTGAAGGCGCTGGTGTCCGGCGGCGCCCCCCTGAACCCGGAAGTCGGTATCTATTTCACGGCGCTGGGGCTGCGCATCCTGCAAGGCTACGGCCAGACGGAATCGGCCCCGGTGATCAGCGTCAACCGCCCCGTGAAGGTCAAGATGCACACCGTCGGCCCGCCGCTCAAGAACACCTACGTCCGCATCGCCAACGACGGCGAGATCCTGGTCCAGGGCGACCTGATCATGCAGGGCTACTGGCGCGACGAAACCGCGACACAGCAGGCGATCCAGGACGGCTGGCTGCACACCGGCGACGTCGGCCATCTGGACGACGACGGCTATCTCGTCATCACCGACCGCAAGAAGGACATCATCGTCAATTCGGGTGGCGACAACATCGCGCCTCAACGGGTCGAGGGCGTCATCATCCTGGAGCCGGAATTCGCCCAGGCCATGGTCTACGGCGATAAACGCCCGCATCTGGTGGCGCTGGTCGTGCCCGACGCCGACTGGCTGAAGGACTGGGCCGTCGCCAACGGCGTTTCCGGCAGCCTGTCGGAATTGGCCGGCGACGCCGATCTGCACAAGGCCCTGGCCGCCGCCATGGACCGCATCAACAGCAAGCTGAACAACATTGAAAAGGTCCGCCGCTTCATCATCGCCGACGAACCCTTCACCGTCGACAACGAACAGATGACGCCGACGCTCAAGGTGCGCCGCCACGTGATCCGGCAGGTCTACGGGACGCACCTGGAACGTCTTTATGGCTGA